In Blautia wexlerae DSM 19850, a single window of DNA contains:
- a CDS encoding acyltransferase family protein yields MKIKKERAAVPYSCLIDNIKVLLIFLVVFNHIIAFNLVKVDTVVRYVWYAITIFHMPAFVFISGYLSKKPQNVLKNFKNLLIPYVLGYTLTWYSQIWLGRSVDYEILRPTGSVMWYILALFIYRLTIEALGKIRFIVPLSILFALWAGTRPEFTTFLSSSRIVVFFPFFVAGYLWKREYITAIRKFKGKWILVAISGVLLWAIPNYMIPNEMGIAIFRGNHGYQLCGLTDPQGVILRLLMYLVSFVVVYTMLALVPDIKLPLTYVGRHTMGIYFFHYPIMIIMNGLYILMLPVMNNVWVLLGVSLVFVLVLGSLPVDLLYTGVLNLIAFILIKKDKTVRDEGLEEEYDSEYDEYELLRRKKAIAELAATLDSESEQDGHMEKVNMDEDTPEHTSSDRHEGFSNVAGMELEIEEDNLDDIPDELIKGEEELSLEDLIQELEATTRTMDDNKEP; encoded by the coding sequence ATGAAAATAAAAAAAGAGAGAGCGGCGGTGCCGTACTCCTGCCTGATCGATAACATTAAAGTTTTGCTTATCTTTCTGGTAGTATTTAACCATATTATTGCATTTAACCTTGTAAAGGTAGACACTGTAGTGAGATATGTGTGGTATGCGATCACGATTTTTCACATGCCTGCATTTGTTTTTATTTCAGGATATCTGTCAAAGAAACCTCAGAATGTGCTGAAGAATTTTAAGAACCTGCTGATACCTTATGTTCTGGGATATACCTTAACCTGGTATTCACAGATATGGCTGGGCAGATCTGTAGATTATGAGATACTGCGTCCTACCGGAAGTGTCATGTGGTATATACTGGCACTGTTTATTTACCGCCTTACCATTGAGGCCCTGGGTAAGATCAGATTTATTGTTCCGCTCAGTATTCTTTTTGCATTATGGGCAGGAACCAGACCGGAATTTACCACATTCCTGTCATCCTCAAGAATCGTGGTGTTTTTCCCGTTCTTTGTTGCGGGGTATCTCTGGAAGAGGGAATATATCACAGCGATCCGTAAATTTAAGGGAAAATGGATCCTGGTGGCAATCTCCGGAGTCCTTTTGTGGGCGATACCGAATTATATGATCCCAAATGAAATGGGAATCGCTATTTTCCGAGGTAATCATGGATATCAGCTCTGCGGTCTGACGGATCCTCAGGGAGTGATCCTCAGACTGCTGATGTATCTGGTATCTTTCGTAGTTGTCTATACGATGCTTGCGTTAGTGCCGGACATCAAACTGCCGCTCACCTATGTGGGACGACATACAATGGGAATTTATTTCTTCCATTATCCGATCATGATCATTATGAATGGTTTATATATCCTGATGCTTCCTGTAATGAACAATGTATGGGTGCTTCTGGGAGTATCACTGGTATTTGTACTTGTACTGGGAAGTCTGCCTGTGGATCTTCTCTATACGGGTGTTCTGAATCTGATCGCATTTATCCTGATCAAGAAGGATAAGACAGTCAGAGATGAAGGTCTGGAAGAAGAGTATGACAGCGAATATGATGAATATGAACTTCTCAGAAGAAAGAAAGCTATCGCAGAGCTTGCGGCAACGCTTGATTCAGAGAGTGAGCAGGACGGACATATGGAGAAAGTAAATATGGACGAGGACACACCGGAACATACTTCTTCTGACAGGCATGAAGGCTTCAGCAATGTGGCCGGCATGGAGCTGGAGATTGAAGAAGATAATCTGGATGATATCCCTGATGAACTGATCAAAGGGGAAGAGGAGCTTTCGCTGGAAGACCTGATCCAGGAACTGGAAGCTACTACCAGAACGATGGACGACAATAAAGAACCATAA
- a CDS encoding glycosyltransferase family 2 protein, with amino-acid sequence MNKPLVSVIMPVYNGEKYIRKAVESVYEQGVSLELLVIDDGSTDHTEEVLSAYEGREDFRYIKNEQNMGAAGSRNRGVGLAQGTYIAFLDADDWWESGKLKEQLKRLEETGYVLCSTGRELMKADGSSTGRTIPVKEKITYRELLKHNSINCSSVILRRDVAREFPMEHDDSHEDYITWLKILRKYGCAAGINKPYLKYRLSEGGKSRNKLKSAAMTYNVYRYAGYGRIRSCIFFCSYAVHGIWKYCYCSLRSQ; translated from the coding sequence ATGAATAAACCGCTGGTATCTGTGATCATGCCGGTTTACAACGGAGAAAAATATATTAGAAAGGCTGTGGAATCCGTCTATGAACAGGGAGTTTCGCTGGAACTTCTGGTGATCGATGACGGTTCTACAGACCATACAGAGGAAGTCCTGTCTGCCTATGAGGGCAGAGAGGACTTTCGGTATATTAAGAATGAACAGAATATGGGAGCTGCAGGCTCCAGAAACAGAGGAGTCGGGCTGGCACAGGGAACCTACATTGCTTTTCTGGATGCAGATGACTGGTGGGAGTCAGGCAAGCTGAAAGAGCAGCTGAAACGTCTGGAAGAGACAGGATACGTGCTGTGTTCTACAGGGCGGGAACTGATGAAAGCGGACGGAAGCAGTACAGGACGGACAATCCCTGTAAAAGAGAAGATCACCTACAGAGAACTTCTGAAACATAACAGCATCAACTGTTCTTCGGTAATACTCAGAAGGGATGTGGCGCGTGAATTTCCCATGGAGCATGACGACAGCCATGAGGATTATATCACCTGGCTGAAAATCCTGAGAAAATATGGCTGTGCTGCCGGAATCAACAAACCCTATCTGAAATATCGTCTCAGCGAAGGCGGCAAATCCAGAAACAAACTGAAATCAGCAGCCATGACTTACAATGTCTACAGATACGCCGGTTACGGCAGGATCAGAAGCTGTATTTTTTTCTGTTCTTATGCTGTACATGGAATATGGAAATATTGCTACTGTTCACTTCGTTCACAGTAA
- a CDS encoding exopolysaccharide biosynthesis polyprenyl glycosylphosphotransferase, with the protein MSKREDYKRFIVFCLASLVVLAQAAVFAWVWYSVYRGQIDEPFWRKGNWVLIAIYGLMFALFAKLYGGLKVGYLKRIDVFYSLTLALLCTNVVEYLEITLINRWFLSVWPMIEMTGIQLVLIIIWIFGSRYIYSGLYRARRLLVIYGDRDPGDDLIHKMNSRKDKYDISGKVHISVGEEKIHQMMQDYDGVIIWDLHSTERNRYLKYCFAHSVRCYVSPKISDIILMGSERIHLFDTPLLVSRNMGLAVDQRAAKRVMDILISGIGIIITSPIMLIIAIAVKAYDRGPVFYFQDRLTLGGKPFKICKFRSMCVDSEKNGARLASKHDSRITPVGHVLRNLHLDELPQLFNVFKGDMSLVGPRPERESIMLEYEKELPEFYYRLKVKAGLTGYAQVYGKYNTTPYDKLKLDLFYIENYSFLLDIKLIFMTVKIFFQKEVSEGVDDRQVNALKDSGKNAGVSENKTEE; encoded by the coding sequence GTGAGTAAAAGAGAAGATTATAAACGATTTATCGTATTTTGTCTGGCGAGTCTGGTGGTTCTGGCACAGGCGGCGGTCTTTGCATGGGTGTGGTATTCCGTTTACAGAGGACAGATCGACGAGCCTTTCTGGCGCAAAGGTAACTGGGTACTGATCGCAATCTACGGTCTGATGTTTGCCCTGTTTGCCAAATTGTACGGAGGACTTAAGGTTGGATATCTTAAGAGGATTGATGTATTTTATTCGCTGACACTGGCACTTTTGTGTACCAATGTGGTGGAATATCTGGAGATCACCCTGATCAACAGGTGGTTCCTGAGCGTATGGCCTATGATCGAGATGACAGGAATACAGCTGGTGCTGATCATTATCTGGATATTTGGTTCAAGGTATATCTATTCCGGACTTTACCGCGCACGCCGGCTTCTGGTCATTTACGGTGACCGGGATCCGGGGGACGACCTGATCCATAAGATGAATTCCCGAAAGGACAAATATGACATCAGCGGCAAGGTACACATCAGTGTGGGAGAAGAAAAAATCCATCAGATGATGCAGGATTATGACGGCGTGATCATCTGGGATCTGCATTCAACAGAGAGAAACCGTTATCTGAAATACTGTTTTGCACATTCTGTCCGATGCTATGTGAGTCCGAAGATTTCGGACATCATTCTTATGGGAAGTGAACGCATCCATCTTTTTGACACACCGCTTCTGGTATCCAGAAATATGGGACTGGCAGTAGACCAGCGTGCTGCAAAGAGAGTTATGGATATTCTGATTTCAGGGATCGGCATTATAATCACTTCACCGATCATGCTGATCATAGCGATTGCGGTAAAAGCATACGACAGAGGTCCGGTGTTTTATTTTCAGGACCGTCTGACATTGGGTGGAAAGCCCTTTAAGATCTGTAAATTCCGCAGTATGTGCGTAGATTCGGAGAAAAACGGTGCAAGACTGGCATCCAAGCATGATTCCCGTATCACACCGGTAGGTCATGTGCTGAGAAATCTTCATCTGGACGAGCTTCCTCAGCTTTTCAATGTATTTAAGGGAGATATGTCTTTGGTAGGTCCGCGCCCGGAACGTGAAAGTATCATGCTTGAGTATGAGAAAGAGCTTCCGGAATTCTATTATCGTCTGAAGGTTAAAGCAGGTCTTACCGGATATGCGCAGGTCTACGGTAAGTATAATACAACTCCTTATGACAAATTAAAGCTGGATCTGTTTTATATTGAGAATTATTCCTTCCTGCTGGATATCAAGCTGATCTTTATGACAGTTAAAATCTTTTTCCAGAAAGAAGTATCTGAGGGAGTAGATGACAGACAGGTAAATGCGTTGAAGGATTCCGGGAAAAACGCCGGAGTGTCAGAGAATAAAACGGAGGAATGA
- a CDS encoding glucose-1-phosphate adenylyltransferase — MKQNSMLAMILAGGRGSRLHDLTNKVAKPAVSYGGKYRIVDFPLSNCANSGVDVVGVLTQYESIQLNSYVAAGGRWGLDAKNSGVYVLPPREKADENLNVYRGTADAISQNIDFIDKFDPEYVLVLSGDHIYKMNYDKMLAAHKEAKADATIAVIGVPMKEASRFGIMNTDESGRIVEFEEKPEHPKSNLASMGIYIFTWKLLRKMLMADIKNPDSSHDFGKDIIPTMLNDNRTLYAYKFEGYWKDVGTIDSLWEANMDLLSSKNELDLGDPSWKIYTEDVTALPQYISAEADVKDAYITQGCVVQGEVKHSVLFTGVKIGAGAIIIDSVLMPGVVVEEGAVVQRALVADGVRIGKGAVVGAADSEHIELVAKRVKGAE; from the coding sequence ATGAAACAAAATAGTATGTTGGCCATGATCCTGGCCGGCGGTCGTGGCAGCCGTCTGCATGATCTTACCAATAAAGTGGCAAAGCCGGCCGTTTCATACGGCGGTAAATATCGTATCGTAGACTTTCCTTTAAGCAACTGTGCCAACAGTGGCGTTGATGTTGTAGGTGTACTTACACAGTATGAATCTATCCAGCTGAACAGTTATGTGGCAGCCGGCGGACGCTGGGGTCTTGATGCTAAAAACAGCGGTGTTTACGTTCTTCCTCCACGTGAGAAAGCAGATGAGAATCTGAATGTATATCGCGGAACTGCAGATGCAATCTCCCAGAATATTGATTTCATTGATAAATTTGATCCTGAATACGTTCTTGTTCTTTCCGGTGACCATATTTATAAAATGAACTATGACAAGATGCTTGCAGCCCACAAAGAAGCAAAGGCAGATGCAACCATCGCAGTTATCGGAGTTCCGATGAAAGAGGCAAGCCGTTTTGGTATCATGAATACTGACGAATCCGGACGTATCGTAGAATTCGAAGAGAAACCTGAGCATCCGAAGAGCAACCTTGCATCCATGGGTATCTATATCTTCACCTGGAAACTCCTCCGCAAGATGCTGATGGCTGATATCAAGAATCCAGATTCCAGCCATGACTTCGGTAAGGATATCATCCCTACTATGCTTAACGATAACAGAACTCTTTATGCATATAAATTTGAAGGATACTGGAAAGATGTTGGTACCATCGACTCTCTCTGGGAAGCAAACATGGATCTGTTAAGTTCCAAGAATGAACTGGATCTGGGTGATCCGTCATGGAAGATTTATACAGAAGATGTTACCGCACTTCCACAGTACATCAGCGCAGAAGCAGATGTTAAAGATGCATATATCACACAGGGCTGTGTTGTTCAGGGCGAAGTTAAGCATTCCGTTCTCTTTACAGGTGTTAAGATTGGTGCAGGTGCCATAATTATCGACAGTGTACTGATGCCGGGTGTTGTTGTAGAAGAGGGTGCCGTTGTTCAGCGTGCACTTGTAGCTGACGGTGTCCGCATCGGTAAAGGTGCAGTTGTCGGTGCCGCAGACAGTGAGCACATTGAGCTTGTAGCGAAACGCGTAAAGGGGGCAGAATAA
- the glgD gene encoding glucose-1-phosphate adenylyltransferase subunit GlgD — translation MYKAFGIVSSSGRNIYVDGMQDYRPIGAFSFLGRYRVIDFPISNMTNSNIERIQVYINNKPRSVVEHLGTGRHYNINSKSGKLQLLFSEHNNDNDIYNTDISCYLDNMESLSRMNHPYVVIAPSYMVYSIDFDQFLHTHIESGADVTLLYHAVDNAKEAYLTCNVLGLNRQKGVESIEPNHGNKKNQYVYMDTCVMKTELFISLIKEAKNLSSMYTLADILNDKCETLDIRGVAHKGFFASITDFPSYYAANMALLNYKSAQELFHDNWPIYTRTNDSCPTQYFNTADVKNSVISNGCQIEGTVENSVIGRGCVIKKGAVVRNSVVLAEVTVGEGVHVENEVVDKWANLIHKKEIVSPAEQPGYIRRNDTL, via the coding sequence ATGTATAAGGCATTTGGAATCGTAAGCTCTTCCGGGAGAAATATTTATGTAGATGGTATGCAGGATTATCGCCCAATCGGTGCGTTTTCTTTCCTTGGCAGATACAGAGTCATTGACTTCCCTATCTCCAATATGACCAACAGCAACATTGAACGTATTCAGGTCTATATCAATAATAAACCCCGTTCTGTTGTAGAACATCTTGGAACAGGACGTCATTACAATATCAACTCCAAGAGCGGCAAACTTCAGCTTCTCTTCTCAGAGCACAATAATGACAATGATATCTATAACACCGATATCTCCTGCTATCTGGACAACATGGAGTCCCTCAGCAGAATGAATCATCCGTATGTTGTCATTGCCCCGAGCTATATGGTTTATTCAATTGATTTTGACCAGTTTTTACATACACACATTGAGTCCGGTGCAGATGTTACTCTCCTTTATCACGCTGTTGATAATGCAAAAGAGGCTTATCTTACCTGTAATGTTCTGGGACTGAACCGCCAGAAAGGTGTGGAATCCATCGAACCGAATCATGGTAATAAGAAGAATCAGTATGTTTATATGGATACCTGTGTTATGAAAACAGAGCTTTTCATCAGCCTGATCAAAGAAGCCAAGAATCTTTCTTCCATGTATACACTGGCAGACATCCTGAATGATAAATGCGAAACTCTGGACATCCGCGGCGTTGCACACAAGGGATTCTTTGCAAGCATTACAGACTTCCCAAGTTACTATGCTGCAAACATGGCTCTCCTTAATTACAAGTCAGCTCAGGAACTTTTCCATGATAACTGGCCAATCTATACACGTACCAATGATTCCTGCCCGACTCAGTATTTCAATACTGCAGATGTGAAGAATTCCGTAATCTCCAACGGTTGCCAGATTGAAGGTACTGTTGAGAATTCCGTAATCGGTCGTGGATGCGTCATTAAAAAAGGTGCTGTTGTAAGAAACAGTGTTGTTCTCGCTGAAGTCACGGTAGGCGAGGGTGTTCACGTAGAGAATGAAGTAGTTGACAAATGGGCAAACCTCATTCATAAAAAAGAAATCGTTTCCCCGGCTGAACAGCCTGGTTATATCAGAAGAAATGATACTCTGTAA
- a CDS encoding 50S ribosomal protein L25: protein MNTLKAEKRTMDTKAKRLRREGYVTGNVFGREMEGSLPVKIEKSAVEKLLKTSNKGSQIMLDVDGQSYDVLIKEIQFNPLKGQVDEIDFQALVSNEKVHSVAEIVLVNHDKLEAGVLQQHLEEISFRALPSALVDKIMVDVGDMKVGDVIKVKDLAIAQDKDVDLKTDLEAAVVSVAAVHVDPALEAEEEAAAEEEAK, encoded by the coding sequence ATGAATACTTTAAAAGCTGAAAAAAGAACAATGGACACAAAGGCCAAAAGATTAAGAAGAGAAGGCTACGTTACAGGTAACGTATTTGGCAGAGAGATGGAAGGTTCTCTTCCTGTTAAAATCGAGAAATCTGCTGTCGAGAAACTTCTCAAGACAAGTAACAAAGGAAGCCAGATTATGCTGGATGTAGATGGTCAGTCATATGACGTACTGATCAAAGAAATCCAGTTCAATCCGTTAAAAGGACAGGTGGATGAAATAGATTTCCAGGCACTGGTAAGCAACGAGAAAGTACATTCCGTAGCAGAGATCGTACTTGTAAACCACGACAAACTGGAAGCCGGTGTATTACAGCAGCATCTGGAAGAAATCTCCTTCAGAGCTCTCCCATCAGCACTGGTAGACAAAATTATGGTAGATGTCGGTGACATGAAAGTCGGCGACGTAATCAAAGTCAAAGACCTCGCCATCGCCCAGGACAAAGATGTAGACTTAAAGACAGACCTTGAAGCTGCAGTTGTATCCGTAGCCGCCGTTCACGTAGACCCGGCTCTGGAAGCTGAAGAAGAGGCTGCTGCCGAAGAAGAAGCTAAATAA
- a CDS encoding site-specific integrase — protein MKEKRRDSKGRILHTGESQRTDGKYLYKYVDAFGNTKYVYAWRLTPTDPTPKGKREKSSLRELEQQIRRDIEDGIDSTGKKMTLCQLYAKQNVQRANVKKSTQKQREQLMRLLKEDKLGARSIDTIKPSDAKEWALRMKDKGFSYNTINNHKRSLKASFYIAIQDDCVRKNPFDFKLSEVLENDTKEKVALTEEQEQALLSFIKTDNVYHKYYDDVLILLKTGLRISELCGLTVADIDFQNEVVIIDHQLLKSKEQGYYIETPKTKSGTRQVPLSRETIQAFQRVMKKRPKAEPFVIDGRGNFLFVNHKGKPKVAIDYTMLFVRMVKKYNKNHKDNPLPHITPHTLRHTFCTRLASKNMNPKDLQYIMGHSNISITMNWYAHASIDTAKSEVQRLIA, from the coding sequence ATGAAAGAAAAAAGACGGGATAGCAAAGGTCGTATCCTGCATACTGGAGAGAGCCAACGAACAGACGGAAAATACTTATATAAATATGTAGACGCATTTGGAAACACAAAATATGTGTATGCTTGGAGATTGACACCCACAGACCCGACACCAAAGGGAAAACGGGAAAAATCCTCACTTCGTGAACTGGAACAGCAGATAAGACGGGATATTGAGGACGGTATCGACAGCACAGGCAAGAAAATGACGCTTTGCCAACTTTATGCCAAACAGAACGTACAGAGGGCAAACGTGAAGAAAAGCACACAGAAACAACGGGAACAGCTCATGCGGTTATTGAAAGAGGACAAGTTAGGTGCTAGGAGCATTGATACGATAAAACCCTCTGACGCTAAAGAATGGGCATTACGCATGAAAGATAAAGGCTTTTCCTATAACACCATTAACAACCATAAACGCTCGTTAAAAGCGTCGTTCTATATCGCCATACAAGACGACTGCGTAAGGAAAAACCCTTTTGATTTCAAGTTGAGTGAAGTCCTAGAAAATGATACCAAAGAGAAAGTCGCATTGACAGAGGAACAGGAACAAGCCCTACTCTCATTCATCAAGACGGACAATGTGTATCACAAGTATTATGATGATGTGCTGATACTGTTAAAGACAGGACTTCGTATCTCGGAACTGTGCGGACTGACAGTAGCCGATATTGATTTCCAAAATGAAGTTGTGATTATCGACCACCAGTTATTAAAAAGCAAGGAACAGGGCTATTACATTGAAACGCCTAAGACAAAAAGCGGAACAAGGCAAGTACCATTAAGCAGAGAAACGATACAGGCATTTCAACGGGTTATGAAGAAACGCCCAAAGGCAGAACCATTTGTGATAGACGGACGGGGCAACTTCTTATTTGTCAATCACAAAGGCAAGCCCAAAGTTGCCATTGATTACACTATGCTTTTTGTCCGTATGGTAAAAAAATACAATAAGAACCATAAGGACAACCCATTGCCACATATCACACCGCATACACTACGCCATACGTTCTGTACAAGGCTGGCAAGCAAGAATATGAACCCGAAAGATTTACAGTATATCATGGGGCATTCAAATATCAGTATTACAATGAACTGGTATGCTCATGCGTCCATAGATACTGCAAAATCAGAGGTTCAGCGTCTAATCGCATAA
- a CDS encoding helix-turn-helix domain-containing protein has protein sequence MEHYEKKISFLGENIQTIRKHRGMKQQELADKIGINMQSLSKIERGVNYPTFDTLEKIMDVLGVTPNELLSGEWKYIDHTEPYIMDIIKREQDFNVSLDYLSENEFFDDEKECTFYKAYKLIQYIHNYITNEVTELEELMEIKQLIQRQKLERMIKVHKEMRGLDRYREQPKEYKYHDPYDDWIFRQLADIDNRNNIPDTSPQVDFNEADYEDYLKAKWNRGL, from the coding sequence ATGGAGCATTATGAAAAGAAAATCAGTTTCTTAGGAGAAAACATACAGACCATAAGAAAACACAGAGGAATGAAACAACAGGAACTTGCGGACAAAATCGGTATCAATATGCAGAGCCTTTCCAAGATTGAACGTGGCGTGAATTATCCTACCTTTGATACGTTAGAGAAGATAATGGACGTCTTGGGTGTAACGCCCAATGAATTATTGTCGGGAGAATGGAAGTATATTGACCACACCGAGCCCTATATCATGGATATTATCAAACGGGAACAAGACTTCAATGTTTCCTTAGATTACCTGTCTGAAAATGAATTTTTCGATGATGAAAAAGAATGCACATTTTACAAGGCATATAAACTCATACAGTATATCCATAACTACATTACCAATGAGGTTACGGAGTTGGAAGAACTTATGGAAATCAAGCAGTTGATACAGCGTCAAAAACTGGAACGCATGATAAAAGTGCATAAGGAAATGCGAGGGTTAGACCGATACAGAGAACAGCCCAAAGAGTATAAATACCATGACCCTTATGATGATTGGATATTTCGTCAGCTTGCGGATATAGACAACAGAAACAACATTCCCGACACTTCTCCACAAGTAGACTTCAATGAAGCAGACTATGAAGATTATCT